A section of the Campylobacter porcelli genome encodes:
- a CDS encoding biotin synthase, with the protein MTNKVVMLCAICNVSSGNCPEDCAYCTQSAHVKADINRYKQKSIEQILTEAKMARANKALGFCLVTSGRGLDDNKLEFICQTAKTLQKEVPELMLIACNGSASYESLKELKNAGIFSYNHNLETSREFFPKICSTHSWDERFETNLNAKKAGLELCCGGIYGLGESNEDRISFRNSLKELNPFTSPINFFIPNPALKIKEPKLSADEALGILKDTAKALPNTRIMVAGGREVVLGDRQYEILENGASAIVVGDYLTTSGEVASKDIAELRKRGFEFASQCH; encoded by the coding sequence ATGACAAATAAGGTAGTAATGCTCTGTGCGATATGTAATGTTAGTAGTGGAAATTGTCCTGAAGATTGTGCGTATTGCACTCAAAGCGCTCATGTAAAAGCTGATATAAATAGATATAAACAAAAAAGCATAGAGCAAATTCTAACTGAAGCCAAAATGGCTAGAGCTAATAAAGCTCTTGGCTTTTGCCTTGTAACTAGCGGTAGGGGGCTTGATGATAACAAGCTTGAGTTTATCTGCCAAACTGCTAAAACTTTGCAAAAAGAGGTGCCTGAGCTAATGCTTATAGCCTGTAATGGAAGTGCGAGTTATGAGAGCTTAAAAGAGCTTAAAAATGCTGGAATTTTCAGCTATAACCACAATCTTGAAACTAGTCGCGAGTTTTTCCCTAAAATTTGCTCCACTCATAGCTGGGATGAGAGATTTGAGACGAATTTAAATGCTAAAAAAGCTGGTCTTGAGCTATGCTGCGGTGGGATTTATGGGCTTGGAGAGAGTAATGAAGATAGGATAAGCTTTAGAAATTCACTCAAAGAGCTAAATCCATTTACTAGCCCTATTAATTTTTTCATACCAAATCCCGCATTAAAAATCAAAGAGCCAAAGCTTAGTGCCGATGAGGCTTTAGGCATATTAAAAGATACAGCCAAAGCCTTGCCAAATACTAGAATAATGGTAGCTGGTGGTAGAGAGGTGGTGCTAGGAGATAGACAGTATGAAATTTTAGAAAATGGCGCTAGTGCCATCGTGGTTGGTGATTATCTTACTACTAGTGGCGAGGTTGCTAGTAAGGATATAGCTGAGCTAAGAAAAAGAGGCTTTGAGTTTGCATCACAGTGCCACTAA
- a CDS encoding 3'(2'),5'-bisphosphate nucleotidase CysQ family protein — MSDQHLNLSNLHQIALKAALAAGAEILKSYSKFQIYYKKDNSLLTTADLLANEAIYKILSKTQIPICSEESILPFNQRDESSIFWLVDPLDGTREFVSRSGEFCVCIALIYRSRPILGVIYSPVHNQIYSSYQGSSIYKNGEIISINENESSLISGKSKNDIDKFAKNFNLDIIKLSSAIKFPYLVQGFAGVFIRLYGSSLWDTAAGDFLLHQSGGIMLSLSDLKPLNYAKKETLNDNFIALSSLQKPNLSRYLDYLNSSKNIKFSNNID, encoded by the coding sequence ATGTCGGACCAGCATCTCAACCTAAGTAATCTACATCAAATTGCCCTAAAGGCGGCGCTTGCCGCTGGGGCAGAGATCTTAAAATCTTATAGCAAGTTTCAAATTTATTATAAAAAAGATAATTCACTTCTTACAACGGCTGATTTATTAGCTAATGAGGCTATATATAAAATCTTAAGCAAAACTCAAATTCCAATATGCTCTGAAGAGAGTATTTTGCCATTTAATCAAAGAGATGAAAGCTCTATATTTTGGCTAGTTGATCCGCTTGATGGGACTAGGGAATTTGTATCTAGGAGTGGAGAATTCTGTGTGTGTATAGCGTTGATTTATCGCTCTAGACCAATTTTAGGAGTGATATACTCTCCAGTTCATAATCAAATATATAGTAGCTATCAAGGCTCTAGCATATATAAAAATGGCGAGATTATCAGTATAAATGAGAATGAAAGCTCATTAATAAGCGGAAAATCTAAAAACGATATAGATAAATTTGCTAAAAATTTTAATTTAGATATTATTAAACTCAGCTCAGCTATCAAATTTCCATATCTAGTTCAAGGTTTTGCTGGGGTATTTATCAGGCTATATGGCTCTAGTTTGTGGGATACGGCTGCTGGGGATTTTTTACTTCATCAAAGTGGTGGAATTATGCTATCTTTAAGTGATTTAAAACCTTTAAATTATGCTAAAAAGGAGACATTAAATGATAATTTTATAGCTTTGAGTAGCTTACAAAAGCCAAATTTAAGCAGATATTTAGACTATCTAAATTCATCGAAAAATATTAAATTTAGCAATAATATTGATTAA
- the thrS gene encoding threonine--tRNA ligase, whose translation MSEIIGYNVNGKIVDTQSYTGGGSEIKFDNSKEALEIIRHSCAHLMAAAIKELYPDVKFFVGPAIEDGFYYDMRVSKSDGSKLGEDDLAVIEKKMKELALAKTPIIKIGSTKSEVAVKYADDDLKQEVLKRIPDGDVSLYSQGEFEDICRGPHIPNTIFARFFKLTRIAGAYLGGDENREMLTRIYGTAYADKESLNEHIRIIEEAKKRDHRKLGSEMKFFTFDDSVGVGLPIWLPNGSRLRSRLEHKLYRTHRLRGYEPVRGPEILKSDAWKISGHYTNYKENMYFTIIDEQEYGIKPMNCVGHIKVYQSEIRSYRDLPLKFFEYGVVHRHEKSGVLHGLFRVREFTQDDAHLFCMPSQIKENVYEILSFVDMLMGAFGFSYEMEISTKPAKAVGDDEVWEIATKALKDALDEKGLKYGIDEGGGAFYGPKIDIKITDALKRKWQCGTIQVDFNLPARFNLEYIDENNERKQPVMLHRAILGSFERFIGILLEHTAGELPFWIAPTQVVIIPINQTHLDYAKEIYTKLLDMNVDSEIFSKNETLNKKIRNAEKQRVPMIIVLGDNEVANKGVALRDRRAREQKDISLDEFYSLVQTKLNEVSI comes from the coding sequence ATGAGTGAAATAATCGGATATAATGTAAATGGTAAAATAGTAGATACACAAAGCTACACCGGCGGTGGCAGCGAAATTAAATTTGATAACTCCAAAGAGGCACTTGAGATCATACGCCACTCCTGTGCGCATTTGATGGCAGCGGCGATTAAAGAGCTTTATCCAGATGTTAAATTTTTTGTTGGTCCAGCCATTGAAGATGGCTTTTACTACGATATGCGTGTAAGTAAAAGCGATGGAAGTAAGCTTGGCGAAGATGATTTAGCAGTAATAGAAAAGAAGATGAAAGAGCTAGCTCTTGCTAAGACGCCAATTATCAAAATCGGCTCAACCAAAAGTGAAGTAGCGGTCAAATATGCAGATGATGATCTAAAACAAGAGGTCTTAAAACGCATACCAGATGGCGATGTGAGTTTATATTCTCAAGGCGAATTTGAGGATATTTGCCGTGGGCCTCATATCCCAAATACGATTTTTGCTAGATTTTTTAAGCTTACTAGAATTGCTGGGGCGTATCTAGGCGGTGATGAAAATCGTGAAATGCTAACTAGAATTTACGGCACGGCTTATGCTGATAAAGAGAGCTTAAATGAGCATATTAGGATCATAGAAGAGGCTAAAAAACGAGATCACAGAAAGCTTGGAAGCGAGATGAAGTTTTTTACCTTTGATGATAGCGTGGGGGTGGGACTCCCTATTTGGCTACCAAATGGCTCAAGGCTTAGAAGTCGCTTGGAGCATAAATTATATCGCACTCATAGACTTCGTGGCTATGAGCCAGTTCGTGGCCCTGAAATCCTAAAAAGCGATGCGTGGAAAATCAGCGGTCACTATACAAATTATAAAGAAAATATGTATTTTACGATAATTGATGAGCAAGAATATGGCATAAAACCGATGAATTGCGTAGGTCATATAAAAGTCTATCAAAGCGAAATTAGAAGTTATCGGGATTTACCGCTTAAATTTTTTGAGTATGGTGTGGTGCATAGACATGAAAAAAGCGGTGTTTTGCACGGGCTTTTTAGGGTGCGTGAATTTACTCAAGATGATGCTCATCTATTTTGTATGCCAAGCCAGATTAAAGAGAATGTGTATGAAATTTTAAGCTTTGTTGATATGCTTATGGGGGCTTTTGGGTTTAGCTATGAGATGGAGATCTCGACTAAACCAGCTAAGGCTGTAGGCGATGATGAGGTTTGGGAGATTGCTACAAAAGCCTTAAAAGATGCCCTTGATGAAAAAGGGCTAAAATATGGCATTGATGAAGGTGGCGGGGCATTTTATGGTCCAAAAATCGATATTAAAATTACTGATGCTCTAAAAAGAAAGTGGCAGTGCGGAACTATACAAGTGGATTTTAACTTACCAGCTAGATTTAATTTAGAGTATATTGATGAAAATAACGAAAGAAAGCAGCCAGTAATGCTTCATCGTGCAATTTTAGGAAGTTTTGAGAGATTTATTGGAATTTTGCTTGAGCACACAGCTGGGGAGTTGCCATTTTGGATCGCACCAACTCAAGTTGTGATTATACCAATTAATCAGACGCATTTGGATTATGCTAAGGAGATCTATACAAAACTACTTGATATGAATGTAGATAGCGAAATTTTTAGCAAAAATGAGACATTAAATAAAAAAATTAGAAATGCAGAAAAACAAAGAGTACCTATGATAATAGTGCTTGGCGATAATGAAGTAGCAAATAAAGGTGTAGCTTTGCGAGATCGTAGGGCTAGAGAGCAAAAGGATATAAGCTTAGATGAATTTTATAGCTTAGTCCAAACCAAATTAAACGAGGTGAGTATTTGA
- the topA gene encoding type I DNA topoisomerase, protein MSKLIIVESPAKAKTIKNFLSSEYKVIASKGHIRDLPKSSFGIKIEGDKFTPEYRISSDHSAIVKEIKELAKSADTIYLATDEDREGEAIAYHIATAIGKRPETLPRIVFHEITKSAIEAALANPRELDMNSVNAQQARRLLDRIVGYKLSPLLNIKIQRGLSAGRVQSSALKILVDREREIREFKSIEYFSIDTKFKDDLEAELIEFQGSKIEKLTITNPQRAQYILDILKADKFKISDIESKERKTSPQPPFMTSTLQQSASNRLGFSPKKTMMLAQTLYEGVQTNSGFMGAITYMRTDSLNLAKEAVEAARKLIKSEFGDKYLPSKAQIYATKSKGAQEAHEAIRPTNLSFTPDIAAKFLDKDLLKLYTLIYNRFLASQMNPSISQTQNIIIKSDNSKFKLSGRKVIFDGFYKVYGDIDKDIVLPSLNIGDDLSVQSMQSSSHFTEPPSRYSEAGLVKKLESLGIGRPSTYAPTISLLTSRDYVKVEKKQLIPNDIAFTMTSVLEEHFNDIVDSEFTSKMEKKLDDIAENKANWQEVLSSFYNPFIQKINDGKTNIKSQKVAEPIGEKCPECGGELVKRKGRFGEFIACLNFPKCKYSRNLGKSDKLEKKEPAKIGIKCPECGGELVERFGKKGKFYGCLNYPKCNFISKYKPAGKNCPSCNAPMILKELKKGDFNECLQCKFKEEVKDDK, encoded by the coding sequence ATGAGTAAGTTAATAATAGTTGAATCTCCAGCTAAAGCTAAAACTATAAAAAATTTCTTAAGTTCTGAGTATAAGGTTATAGCTAGTAAAGGGCATATTAGAGACTTGCCTAAATCTAGCTTTGGCATTAAGATAGAAGGGGATAAATTTACTCCAGAGTATAGGATTAGCAGCGACCACTCCGCTATAGTAAAAGAGATTAAAGAGCTTGCTAAGAGTGCTGATACCATCTATCTTGCGACCGATGAGGATAGAGAGGGCGAGGCGATTGCTTATCATATCGCAACAGCAATTGGTAAAAGGCCTGAAACTCTACCTAGAATAGTCTTTCACGAAATCACAAAGAGTGCCATTGAAGCAGCTCTAGCTAATCCTAGAGAGCTAGATATGAATAGCGTAAATGCACAACAAGCAAGAAGACTTCTAGATAGAATAGTAGGATATAAGCTAAGTCCGCTTTTAAATATCAAAATTCAAAGGGGCCTAAGTGCTGGACGCGTCCAAAGCTCAGCTCTTAAAATTTTAGTTGATCGTGAGCGAGAGATAAGGGAATTTAAAAGCATTGAATACTTTAGCATTGATACTAAATTTAAAGATGATTTAGAAGCTGAGCTTATCGAATTTCAAGGCTCAAAAATAGAAAAACTCACTATAACCAACCCTCAAAGGGCTCAATATATTTTAGATATTTTAAAAGCAGATAAATTTAAAATTAGCGATATTGAATCCAAAGAGAGAAAAACTAGCCCACAACCGCCTTTTATGACTTCAACTCTTCAGCAAAGTGCGTCAAATAGGCTTGGCTTTAGCCCTAAAAAGACTATGATGTTAGCCCAAACTCTATATGAAGGTGTGCAGACAAATAGTGGATTTATGGGTGCTATAACCTATATGAGAACTGATAGTTTAAATTTAGCCAAAGAAGCAGTAGAAGCTGCAAGGAAGCTTATAAAGAGCGAATTTGGTGATAAATACTTGCCATCAAAGGCTCAAATATATGCGACTAAAAGCAAGGGCGCTCAAGAGGCTCATGAAGCCATTCGACCGACAAATTTGAGCTTTACTCCTGATATTGCTGCTAAATTTTTAGATAAAGATCTTTTAAAGCTTTACACCCTTATCTATAATAGATTTTTAGCCTCCCAGATGAATCCTAGCATATCTCAAACGCAAAATATCATCATAAAAAGCGATAATTCTAAATTTAAACTCTCAGGCAGAAAGGTGATATTTGATGGATTTTATAAGGTTTATGGCGATATAGACAAGGATATAGTCTTGCCATCTTTAAATATCGGCGATGATTTAAGCGTCCAAAGTATGCAAAGCAGTAGCCATTTTACCGAGCCACCTAGTCGCTACTCTGAGGCTGGACTGGTAAAAAAGCTAGAGAGTCTTGGGATTGGCAGACCTAGCACCTATGCGCCGACTATTTCGCTTTTAACAAGCCGTGATTATGTAAAAGTAGAGAAAAAGCAGCTAATACCAAATGATATTGCATTTACCATGACTTCGGTGCTTGAAGAGCATTTTAATGATATTGTAGATAGCGAATTTACTTCTAAAATGGAGAAAAAGCTTGATGATATTGCTGAGAATAAAGCCAATTGGCAAGAGGTGCTATCTAGCTTTTATAACCCTTTTATCCAAAAAATCAATGATGGAAAGACAAATATAAAAAGCCAAAAAGTAGCCGAACCAATAGGCGAGAAATGCCCTGAATGCGGTGGGGAGCTAGTTAAGAGAAAGGGTAGATTTGGCGAGTTTATAGCCTGTTTAAATTTCCCAAAATGTAAATATAGTAGAAATTTGGGTAAATCTGATAAATTAGAGAAAAAAGAACCCGCTAAAATAGGTATAAAATGCCCTGAATGCGGTGGTGAATTGGTAGAGAGATTTGGAAAAAAAGGGAAATTTTATGGCTGTTTAAACTATCCAAAATGTAATTTTATAAGCAAATATAAACCAGCTGGCAAGAATTGCCCAAGTTGCAACGCTCCTATGATCTTAAAAGAGTTAAAAAAAGGCGATTTTAACGAGTGTTTGCAGTGTAAATTTAAAGAAGAGGTGAAAGATGACAAATAA
- a CDS encoding citrate synthase: protein MSNTVTLTDNRNGKSYEFPILDGTLGPSVIDISTLYKDTGMFTFDRGYTSTAMCRSAITYIDGEAGTLMHRGYDIAWLAENKKYLDLVYLLFNGKLPSDDELNAFRQELKERSYLNEKMIKLFDCFPDKAHPMAVLQASVATMSAYYKRDMSFDDMKDYMELAKRMVAKIPTMIAFHYRHVRGFPVIYPDLDRGFTENFLYMLRAFPHDKVDLKPIEVKAFDTILMLHADHEQNASTTTVRTVGSTHAHPYSCISAGIGALWGHAHGGANEGVIRQLEMIGTPDRVDEFIKKAKDKNDPFRLMGFGHRVYKNFDPRAKVLKGLRDKLIDEIGIDSNLIKVATRIEEIALNDEYFVSRNLYPNVDFHSGVILKALGIPNEMFAAIFVMGRVPGWLSQWMELKSQDNIKIVRPRQLYVGPASQPK, encoded by the coding sequence ATGAGTAACACAGTAACATTAACTGACAACAGAAATGGAAAGAGTTATGAATTTCCTATTCTTGATGGTACTTTAGGGCCTAGCGTTATAGATATATCTACTTTATATAAAGATACTGGTATGTTTACATTTGACCGTGGATATACTAGCACTGCGATGTGTCGCTCAGCTATTACATATATCGATGGCGAGGCTGGCACTTTGATGCATAGGGGCTATGATATAGCGTGGCTTGCTGAGAATAAAAAATATCTAGATTTAGTATATCTACTATTTAACGGCAAACTCCCAAGCGATGATGAATTAAACGCATTTCGCCAAGAGTTAAAAGAGAGAAGTTATCTAAATGAGAAGATGATTAAGCTATTTGACTGTTTCCCTGATAAGGCTCATCCTATGGCAGTTTTACAAGCTAGTGTGGCTACTATGAGTGCCTACTACAAAAGGGATATGAGCTTTGATGATATGAAAGATTATATGGAATTAGCTAAAAGAATGGTAGCTAAAATCCCTACTATGATAGCATTTCACTATCGCCATGTAAGAGGCTTCCCTGTGATTTATCCAGATTTGGATCGCGGATTTACAGAGAATTTCTTATATATGTTAAGAGCATTCCCGCACGATAAAGTAGATCTAAAACCAATCGAAGTAAAAGCCTTTGATACCATACTAATGCTACACGCAGACCACGAGCAAAACGCCTCTACTACCACAGTTAGAACTGTTGGTTCAACTCACGCTCATCCATACTCTTGTATAAGTGCTGGTATAGGTGCGCTTTGGGGGCATGCTCATGGTGGTGCTAATGAGGGCGTTATAAGACAGCTTGAGATGATAGGCACTCCAGATAGAGTAGATGAATTCATCAAAAAAGCAAAAGATAAAAATGACCCATTCCGTCTAATGGGCTTTGGGCATAGAGTCTATAAAAACTTTGACCCAAGAGCGAAAGTCTTAAAAGGATTAAGAGATAAATTAATTGATGAAATCGGTATCGATAGCAATCTAATAAAAGTCGCTACTAGAATTGAAGAGATAGCATTAAATGATGAGTATTTCGTATCAAGAAATCTCTATCCAAATGTTGATTTCCATAGTGGCGTAATCTTAAAAGCTTTAGGAATTCCAAATGAGATGTTTGCGGCTATCTTTGTGATGGGTAGGGTTCCTGGCTGGTTAAGTCAATGGATGGAGCTAAAATCTCAAGATAATATCAAAATTGTTCGCCCAAGACAGCTATATGTCGGACCAGCATCTCAACCTAAGTAA
- a CDS encoding cation:proton antiporter produces the protein MHHSATNELSILLVLAFIIFISPYISKITKIPIAPIEIILGILCGFFGFIPHSEPFKIVAEVGFFYLMFLAGTEIDLKSFFKIEKSIIKLVLSYIAILYIIAGIIGAFISPTFLVIVVVPLMSVGILSTLFKEYGKNEPWLNTAMIAGGIGEVVSIALLTLMSAYIEFGSSAELFSSIYYLILFIVLCMLGFKGLEVLFWWYPNLKILLMPHDDKSEKDIRLSMALFFSTVAVMIYLNLEIVLGAFIAGSFIATFFNHKKDLPHKLGSFGFGFLVPIFFVYIGTTVELGYILTPGVIDNAVKLMIFMIIVRVMASMIFIKRFGLYDSILFGLSLSMPLTLLVAVATVAYNAGNIPKELYFAFIIASIFEVILSMILIKFTNYLKFRLK, from the coding sequence TTGCATCACAGTGCCACTAATGAGCTTTCTATTTTATTAGTTTTGGCGTTTATAATTTTCATATCGCCATATATTTCCAAAATAACAAAGATACCAATTGCTCCTATAGAGATTATTTTGGGAATTCTTTGTGGGTTTTTTGGTTTTATCCCGCATAGTGAGCCATTTAAGATAGTAGCAGAAGTTGGGTTTTTCTATCTTATGTTTTTAGCTGGGACAGAGATAGATCTAAAATCGTTTTTTAAAATCGAAAAAAGCATTATAAAGTTAGTCCTTTCTTATATCGCTATTTTATACATTATAGCTGGGATTATCGGGGCATTTATATCGCCAACATTTTTGGTTATTGTGGTGGTGCCACTTATGTCTGTTGGGATACTATCTACCCTGTTTAAAGAGTATGGTAAAAATGAGCCTTGGCTAAATACAGCTATGATAGCTGGAGGCATAGGAGAGGTGGTAAGTATCGCTCTTTTAACCCTTATGTCGGCGTATATTGAATTTGGTAGCTCGGCTGAATTATTTAGCAGTATATACTATCTTATATTATTTATTGTGCTTTGTATGCTTGGATTTAAGGGGCTTGAAGTGCTATTTTGGTGGTATCCAAATCTTAAAATTCTACTAATGCCACACGATGATAAGAGCGAGAAGGATATTCGCCTTTCTATGGCTCTATTTTTTAGCACTGTAGCAGTGATGATATATCTAAATTTAGAGATTGTCTTAGGTGCGTTTATCGCTGGAAGTTTTATAGCGACATTTTTTAATCATAAAAAAGATCTCCCACATAAGCTTGGTAGCTTTGGGTTTGGCTTTTTAGTGCCTATATTTTTTGTATATATTGGCACGACCGTGGAGCTTGGCTATATTTTAACGCCTGGAGTGATTGATAATGCTGTAAAACTAATGATATTTATGATTATTGTGCGTGTGATGGCTTCTATGATATTTATAAAGCGTTTTGGATTGTATGATAGCATTCTTTTTGGTTTATCGCTCTCAATGCCACTTACGCTTTTAGTGGCAGTAGCTACTGTGGCTTATAATGCTGGGAATATACCAAAAGAGCTATATTTTGCTTTTATTATTGCTAGTATTTTTGAGGTGATTTTGTCTATGATATTAATAAAATTTACAAATTATCTTAAATTTCGCCTTAAATAA